CTGGAAGTAAGAAATGTGTTCGTGAcaatgaaatatttgaatagTAATTGATTTGTGGTTGAATGATGTGTTGAACCGCAATAGAAAATTGAATCATATTAcagtttttagcataattatttgagaattagtccaaatgaaatgagaccaatttcattagaaagctaatacatagtactaaaactttcatattttgagttttgtccaaatccatttggaaataggggcaaaatcatcccgaagtgtAATGTGTGCATTTTAGTTCCTACATTGACACATTTTGGGAGAATAAACATAACTCTCGCGTCTGATATGTTGGACAGAGCATCCCGCGCCCGAGCACGGaatgttaccgcccgagcgcggtgcaatgAGAATTCGGAGGGCAGAACACCTCGAGCCCGAGTGCGAGATGTTACCGCCCAAGCGCGAGATCGGTGAAGTGATAAGAATGAGTTTCCTTCTTAAATTTCTTTCATTTCCTTTGGAGGCTTCGAGAGAAAAAGAGGGAAATTTATTTCTATCGTCCGGATCTAcctcgaaacgttgtccaaacgcaaaacaaattatatattcagaatcctcgcgtcgagagcgttcttttgaggtaagtttcttctagtttcaacACCTATATTTATTGAAATggtggaatagcatgtatttgaagtcgagattcctatatgtggtagaataaccgacaagaaactaagttttgaagttggAATGCAATTATGTTGTGATTTCGATTTggtatgaattttcaaagtttcaaaacatatttgaaacttatattgttgaatttgaatgaaattattgattgaaatgaatgtgttattgatgtagaaAGAGTTTTATACGAAATATTTAAGTTACATcgactggaaacgaagaattgagatATGGTGCGGCCGAgaaacatacgacaggtatctgtattatatgatatatgtctgattgatttgattgagaatatgtgtcgatgtgccttatttgttgaattGATGTCGCATACATGACATTATGATTGGGTtttcgatgtataaaataaatattttgttaacacacctTATTTGCTACATACATccatacatgacatgcacgttgatctatgatccttggataccctgatatgattggatttgattctggggtttgtgaataGGATGTTATGTTTGacattatgtggcccttaaaacatagtcatttgtggccccgatgattcattgagatttgggatttgatggcacTTTGTCgagctatcatacgagtatctttgattgaggccggtgtgccagctcgagcattgatttgatagcgatttgATTCCGATATATGCACAGTGGAtgagcatttgacctgatatctccacgacatacatgcattacatatcatatatcattgtgtaGGTATCtgttgtatatatgatggttgttctaTACAGaactttgctcacccccaaggggggggCCTGTTGTTGAAACGACCTCGAATTTTTTTCTTcctaatcttaaatcataaattctaataaaataatttaacataatcattaatcataataaattaccatatgaaatctcaagcgcataaaataaatcctaaatccTCGACTAACCAAAACTCCTAAATCGACTTTTAAGAAGATCAAACTAACAATAAcataagcataaaaatatctctaataaaaatcattaacataaacccttaaatcataaatctatcTAGCTATTGCGGAAACATACAGGCCCTCAGGTGTATACTGCtgtactcgatccactcaatcttCACTGCatccaaaaatcatcaaatcctgcatcatacaaacctattgagtctaaagactcatcacgttctaaacatggataacaaataatacatatacaatcacatgcattaaaatcatacttttatttaaaatagcttttaaacataaataaaccatttaaaaatagctttaagcataattaaatcataaatcgtaaaatcattttaaaataactttaaccataaataaatcctttaaaaatcatttaaaataagctttgagcataaataaatcatttaaaaatagctttaatcatcatcataaatcatatatcataaaatcattttaatcataaatctttcaatcatatatcattttgggtgaagtttgattcttgaaagtgactagcttttatcctcggtcgactgatcagtcttcagctccacatggcccatgggggtgtgcactaggctccaccatggaaatacgattgtcggggttccctcgggggcctgaCAAGGCCCAGCCCCTAGAACCAGaccctagctcgctcaaactcACCTGGACAGAAGCTACAGAACCTGCGCAGCTGCGCATGGAAGGAAACTCACGCCTATGGACTCTTAGCCAACCTAGGTCACTTCtaaccgagccaccaccgagcccacctgatcCTAACCATCCCTAGACCAAGACCAGACccagacctagcccagcccagcccagcccagaccagcccaagcccctgaacccaAGCAGCGAACCTGaaggatcgagtgtgctagtgccttcgaaggcatttcgaacactatattctccaatgagctgcagtagctcgtgttctaagaataataaaaccgatgaattaaatcgagtttggttgaaatcaagcggaagaaactcaaaGTAATCATTCGTGAAGAAAattgttatattagaaaaaaatttaacttatgtaaaccgAATAACCGAAAAAGTGTAGATTGgcttttgcattcatcagttcagttatggtggaaactgaactgacggatactccaactgatccaaataatttgaaaaacagcagttaatcagttaaatacacaagatatgtttatggatgttcggagatttcaactgctcctacgtcaccctttctacctcctcgggtaggatccaccaGAAGACTTCGATTTATACAactatttgtacaaacccactcagctaggacttacactactgcctaaactgaactcctagctacgactgaagggaCCACCTTttagtcaacacttctttaacgtctatgtgtcaaagactacatacacaattttaacgtctttgtgcaagactgtgtttgagtggttgagagaatttgtgtgtgagaattgaacaaggatgttctcacacaccgaGAAAAAattgcttctaatctaagctgatatatctTTGATATCCctttgggctgattgcttctgaaagatgatgtgcaatgtgcgtgccctttcttttctctcttgaagaagctttttgattttgtatattgttctttttcttcagcttcttcttattgttgttattgagtcttcactgatcttctctttatataggcgggaaactgAACGTACAtcgagactcatttattgtatctgttgcgtcttaaattcgtttcttggactttgtgtctcgacttttcgactacccttctgaaacgttttgtctttaatgctctgatacaACGTCCATttttgtcctttgactggacaatagCTTCGTACCTTCATGCATAGCAGGAATCCACTGAAAGAGCTGgtcttcatctacaactgaaagattttgactgatgcttcgaactggtcagctgaactgatcttcagttggactggtgaaATTGGTTAACTCATCAGTTGAAATGATTTCACTTtcattcagttgaactgatcagctgggtttcttcatcagttgaacactccttcggctggccaggcttctgaggttctcctgctgaaccgcctatcaactggacaatcagctgaactgcttaattgacgtaatcagttagactgattcagtttgtgcgatcagttaggtcttcagcttgcgatgtaaacagctcgtgagtgatcctagctactgcacactaaggtatattattagtaacacaaattaacaagttttgttatcatcaaaattaagattgcgaacttgaaaagttcaaatAGAACCCCTGAACTCTGCACAACAACATGCACGAATGTTTTTTCCACACGGTTTCCACTCTTGGTTTGCCACAGCGAGCCCAGCCACCCAGCCCTAGCAGCAAGCCCCCCTTGGCTGCTATCAAGCCCACACACTCGCGCGAGGAGTTACTGCTCCATGGGACTCCTCCAACGATGCGTGTATGGCTAAGACCCTTCTTCACCCTGACCCACGTCCCTTAGGACCCAACCCCCAGACCTGGTCGAGCTCCAAGACCCCATGCATAGTAACCGAGCCTTTCACCTTGAAGAACCAAACAAAACCCACAGCCCTTTTTGTTTTTCTTGCACACGATTCCAGCTTATGTTTTCTCAATTATTTTGCCATGTTTGGCTATAAatcattcatattttatcatgttttgacagCGTACTCGTTGGATTGAAAACGTTTTTCATAAAAGCGTAAAAAcatcgtatttttgaaaataaatgttctaccgtaaaaataatcaaacacctatatttttcatgcataaacaattaaatcattcataatatgatttgtatgatggtTGAAATGGTTTAGAAAACGTGtatttgcgtttaaaacgctcgaataatcgaacgttggcgagggtgcgacgttggacaaccggacgacgaagaacacaagccctTCTTCCttcctatatttttttttcgaaattgtGGTGTGTTCTTTGATGTGTTTCATGGCTGAATGGAGGTGTTTTGTGAGGTTTAGAAGACCTAagtaacttatttataattagtTAACATTCTAATGGGCTTTGATTTTGGTCGTGCAAGTTTAAGGGTAATTGTgcctatttaatttaattaaattgggcccaataacatttatttaattagaaaataaaagtttataaaattagtttcccaaaaataatattttgatcttTTCAAAATCATTGTTTGCtcaaaaccggcttcccaggaaaaatcgagctcgactcataaaataattcgaactccaacatttttaggaaaactaaatcatttttaatcatattaggaagccttgtcattatttaaataaaaatacatattcttgtctcggtcgtccccggtcttctTTCcactgcctattatcgaatattcgggtaaaatctttaatttcatgtaataatgtcatattatcatttaattatgaaataatacatttaatcatataataaatatcatgcaagcatttaaaagcaattaaataaaacaattaagtaattaaaataattttgcatgcatttggtttacgtggactgatttttcggacgttacagttgttgtctttgtgtgtggacaatggcaggtactttaggttatcaggagaccggagatggtatttctggagggagtcacaattgatttgaggtttagtggtctatcccagtatatatatgtatatgtatctatataccggggcatgtcccgaggatatgagttgtttgtatgtagttgatttggattatgtgtgggcatattttatgatgtgagaagaaataatattttagtattcaaataatatattttgggctcattgtaaagaaaatttaaactcgttttttcCGGTGTAATTAATTAACACTAATAAAATTGTATTGTAATAACAATTAGGAGTTAAGGGTCCCACATCGCCCAAgcctcgagccaccaccgagcccgtTCGCCACAGCCTTTCCTTTCCTAAACCCTATGTTGCACACGCGCCTTCTCTATGCCACGCACGGCCAAGGCCCAACCACTCGTACCAGGCCCCTGCACCATACCTAGGACAACCATGCACTCCTCtggacctagcctagcccccGAACCCTTCTCCCGACCAGCCTGCAACCCGTGCGTATCTACTTAGATCCTAGGACATCGCGGCTGCGCCTACAGCGAGCCAACCCCAGTCCTAGCTACCCTAGCCCCTCCTGTCCGTCTGGTTGCAGCCTGCCCAGGGCCCTAACCAAGCCCTGTCCTGACCCTGATGCGCTGCTCCGCCTAGCCGTGCCCTTGCCCAAAAGAAAGCCCTAGAAAtccctaggactcttcctccCTCATCCAAGTTCGGTTCTAGCTTTCGTCTTGTTCCCTAACGGCTCATTTCCTAGCcctttaacatattatattggCAGCGTGTCCTTGTAATTCATAACATATTTCTAACAAGCGTAAAATATTCAAAAACCACTACAAGAAAAACACAAATCAACAACACTcatacaacaacggttttttattaaaaccgttatcttttttcttttaacaactGTTTTAACAAAAACCATTGTCGTAGCCTAAACAAACCCTcttatagacaacggttttttaaaaaccattgtctttagtgtgtctacgacaacggtttttaaaaattgttgttgagcgtttttttgggctacaacaacggtttttaaaaactgttgtctaagagcttttttttttgctacaacggttttaacaaccGTTGTCTATAAGCGTCTTTTTATAgactacaacaacggttttcaaaaaccattgtctttcggatgatttttttgggctacaacaacgttttttcaaaaaccgttgtctatataAGATTATGTCAAGtgtcaaagacaacgatttgtgtaaaccgttgtctttcggaTGATTTTTtaactacgacaacggttttttaaaacgttgtcgtttttagtgttttatttggttaacgacaacggtttttgaaaaaacgttgtcgtagtttgtaattttttttaaaaaattggttaatatttagcgacggttttaaaaaaACCTGCGCTAAATGTAGCGACGATTTTTCTAAAACCAAATCAACGACGTGTTTAAGAAagaccgtcgctatatttagcgacagtttctATACAACCGTCgcaattttaaattagcgacagtgCATAAAACCGTCGCATTGTTAAATTCGTGACGTTTTAAAAAACCGCCGCTTcgtttttaaattagcgacaaaataaccgtcgctaagttaATATGTGCGACGGTTATATAAATAACGGTCGCTAACCGCGACTGTTTAACTagccgtcgctaatagcgacataTTTACTACAGTCGtcactattagcgacggtttatccaAAAACCGTCGGATagtgtctataaatatccgcatCCTTGGTCTTTTTGTTCCCACATCAAAGTCTTCTCTCTTCCACGATTTTCATTTCACTTACCAAATTCTTCTCTTTTTCGCGATTTTCATCTCACTTTAATTGTAAGTGTTAAAGAAtagaaatattattaatttagtaagatTGTAAGGTTTTTTGTTAGGTTTGTTAAATTATAaccctaattttttttattttacggaAAAAATAGCTACGGAAATTATAtgacaaaccgtcgctaattagcgacgctTTGTAGTACAGCGACGAAAACTATACTACAAAGCGTCGCAAATTAGCGACAGaataaaaaccgtcgcaaattagGGACGGAAATTATATGATAACCGTCGCTAGAAAAGTCGTCGCAAAAGTTAGTTTTACAATGATTTTTCAATgttacgacaacggtttttcaccgtcgtaTTTAtacgtctacgacaacggttaaaacccgttgtctttgagcgcaccctttaaccacatgacctttaacaacggttttacaagatctacgacaacggtttttcaccgttgtctttgatgtcTACGGCAATGGTTTTTccccgttgtctttgagcgcactCTTTAACCACATgggctttaacaacggttttatttgacctacgacaacgatttttcaccgttgtcttttgccttttttgttgtagtgaacgttgaaaataatcatccaaatgataaatgatttgtACTCAAATAATTTTCATGTTAAAATACACAaccatgcataatatgatttgaatggtgcataAATAAAGATTAGAAgagtgcctttgcgttttagaacAGTCGAATATGCGATTGTCAGCGTGGCAAAGGGATACAAACGGGCGACAAAGACTCCTTGTTTTTCCTCATCAAATATTTCGGAAGTATGgagtgtgttgtgtgtgtgtgttttaggCAGAATGATCTTAATGAAGACCCTATGtttctattttatagatttgaaatttgcatgttaatgggcttGGGTTTTGGACATTTTTGTTTAGGGATAATTGAGACTTCTAATCTTGagtaaattaggcccaataatgCCTATTTAATTGcaaaataaaagtttaaaaaaattagttttcaaaaataatacttttggtCCTTTAAAAGTCCCTcttttgcccaaaaccggcttcctggataaaatcgagctcatctcgtaaaataatttggactctactatttttataaaaaattaatcatattaataagccttgaaaatatttattgaaaaaaaaaattattttggtcGTCCCCGATCTCTTTttcccagcctattatcgaatattcagaTAAAATCTTTAATTATGATGAAATCATGTAatctaatcatttaatcatgcaattagacctataatcatataatatacatcaagtaaacatttaaaatcaattaaataaaacaattaagcaatttaacaCATTTGCATGAATGCGATTTAAGTGGGTTGACTTTTGAATGTTGCAATCTCTTTGTCAATGTTTGAAATAAGATTGAGTGCCTAACCAAATTTTTTAAGAATCAGTATCTGACAATGctataattttagttttaactCCTTACAAAcccaaatttacatttttcccttttatatttaaataaatatattattttatccacaAAAATTACATGTGTCTTCCCCAtctaaaatattgtttttaaaaaatattgtttctcaattttcatGGAATAAgagtaaatacttattttgacatacGAAGTACCTATTATTGGGTTTGAGAAACTTGATTTTGctctttgaatactccaaatatgcttgaatttttataagtgattgaaatatgaaaagttgaaagaGGTGAAGTGATTGCGACTAATACGACgatacgatgattatgatgatacgatgatatgtaagctAAGattcagttgacgggtgagagtgtcgctgatgttgATGAtactaatatgatgatacgatatATGTtaggatccatcgaccttcagctgatacgaaagtcacaattaatgatccaaattcaataaaaggaaaacgtttacgtatatgataaaAAGGTAAATGTATATGATGGAAGAAAAAATGGTTAAgctatgcatcttcatgaaaatatattttaagcaaaattattttcatttttgcaTTTGAATGTATATTTATTAAtacttgttatcatgattaagttttactgagtcaatagactcactatgtgtgatcgatgcaggtgagtatgagatcgatgttaatggaggttttgatggttgatctagctggactgaaggtggaCACAACCCGAGGATCGTCGCTAGTTTTTTGCACTTATGGTTATGACTTATGCTAATGATTTAAGTTACTTTTAAGATTTATTGCTTATGATACTTTTGAAAGGTTTTGAGAGGATATTATAGTTAAGTTTATATTCGAAATAATGTTAGTTTAGGTTGGTTGACGTTTTAcgatttatgttttgaattacgttctttttgattttcaaataacaGTTGGTGGGttgattttaaatggtgcaacatattcatattttaaatggttagtGTTTTGGCCGAATGAAttagaaaggaaaaaaaattttctagtacatttaaaaaaaaacgagtagtgaATGTTTTATCTGAAACCATATCAAAATAAGTTTTgaacaaaattttcttttccagaTCTAGATCCAGATAATATccaaaactttaaacaaatctcCATGATTCAAGCATGAGTGGCTATGATATAACTTGTTGGGGAAACCCATAAACGCAGAATCTATCATGctaaatcattaagaatttgactCGAAAACTTAGGCGAAAGTGTATCTGAAGCCatatttctgaattttttaGAACATGACTTGctcttccagatctacgcgctcttcCCTTGAGAGAAACATTTAGTTTTCTTGTAAAATCCAAGATTTTTGCATAATcgtgataatattttataatttaattgtaCTAAGATTTGCGCAATCTTCGGGTATCTATATCATTATTAGATGTGAGCTCGAAATTTCAGATagtattgtgtatatattttgaatttgGGATAAATAAATAGATCATGATCTAAGAAATTAAATAAGGAATTTTTGGATATAAACAGGtaaatttttgagatataaattCAAAGTTGGAAAGATTTTTACCAGATAAAGATCTGATTTGATATACCTGGATAAAGATTAAGCAGAGGATAATATGATccataaatttcaaaatatcCAAAAGATAGATATTTAGATTTCGAAATATTATCCAAGATCACGGATAAAAGAATAATAATTATcctagatttaaagtttgatttaaaatttcaaaCGCGAGGATAATATACGATCATGATAGCAGCCACCTCCCTATAAACAGGAGAAGCTCCCATTTAGAATTTAAACCTCATTTACACTCAaattttcgagttttctctccattattttcgaaattcctcttaaaaaattctgcacgagtaATCAAAATTTAGTCcaagttcagaaattcgtttctctcACTCGGGTAGTTGGAATCCGATCTTCACCGTTCAGAATGTGCTTCTATATGTTTcgaataacatatccaaatttcaaccaaatccaacggttagttttcATTTATATCCTTCGCAAGAAAACTGCTCTGATTATAGGCGAGAAACAATATACCTACGGTTTTTTATCCATAAGCAAGTCAAAACAACTTTCAAACCCGATCTCttccgttcataatttatttgacgAATGTTTGAACGTATTGTGAAATTTTGAGCCCGATCCAACAATTCAATAGGGCGCAATGAATTTTCCAAGATGGTTGATTTTTCGGGCGATGGTGCTGCTGCGTTTTTGAAGTGCCAGTTTCACGATTCTTCTATGATTTTCGAATTATTCATGTTTTCTTCCAGATCTAAGGTAAGTGAgcttgttttaaagattaaaattCGTTATGCATGTTTCTTCGTCTTAAtgaaaatacggtcgagtatACCTTCTTCTTCTACTCCATTATTGTGTTGGTTGTCATGTGTTTTTGGACACTGTGAGGACTCGAGTGTATATgggagggaatcccaaccatgataTGACCCTAATACGGTGGGGATATAACCGattcggcctcgcccccttagaggagtaaaaattagggactgatatcattaaaccatagaaagttgAGGAATCTCAGTGTCTGGTAAAggttatgcatgtgatatgaatgatgtTATGCAAGTTATGCGATTtcgaaattttatgcatgttgttatattgtgctcgaacggtcccgcttgctgagtatttcccaaaatactcaccccttactctaccctacccagataaatcagaagaagaaatagagaaagaagaatCAGACACCAGTTTTTGGACTGATAGTGGACtcatgaagaattttaattaagaataagTTCTTTTGAGTTTTTAATTAAAGTTATAGACGCTTCCGCAGATTTTTATCGTTTTCTGAGTTACTATTTTAAAGACGACCATTTTTATggtattttgatatataaactggttttggtttatactgtactacgaggcttgttgtttagcaattatgtgattgttgaataacgcCAGTGTCGATTAACCCCGGTCTAGGGACGTGACATTTCTCTTctaaactattttcttaatggggaaaAGAATATGGAACATGATAACCCGAGATCTagggaccatgacccatatatatagataatatttatgattattttctgaTATTGCTGTTTTAGCTCAtcataaaaatagaaattaCACTTATATCTCTATACATTAAAGGCCCACAACCTATTAGATACCTTAAAGCCCAATAACCTGAAACCCTtagttgatcactttatttttgCGCTTAACTTAAACAACtcacaacacataattattcacatataagctcatataaataaattgatctaACAACACAAACCTTTAGAAATCCTTAATTTAGGCATGTATACGTTTAAGAATTCATGTAAAAAAAATCAGTATTGGAAGTATATTGAGAATGTAAGGGAGTGACTAAAACTGTAAGAATGGTGGTTCGGAAAACAAAAAACAGATAATATAAGGTTCCGTTTCAAATCGAGAAGTTTCTGATCAGTATtacaaaatacataaaattacGAGAAAAAATATGCCACgtgaaatataaaaatacattGCTGACAATCCTAAAATCTGTGACCAAAAATTGTTTTGAAACTAAAAATACACAGAAAAAGGTTGTCGCCATATTCTTGTGCTATGAGAAAATAATTAAGCAGATTGCGTAGCAGCAGCAGAAGCAGGGACGCACAAGGGTGGATTCTGTTTGCCGGTCAAGCTAGGCTTTACGTTGCTACACTTGGTGGTGATAGGGCCGAGTCTTCCGTCGTATGTAAGATCGATGTTGCCCACCTGAACATTTTCACAAGGCTTATTCCTGCTGCAGATAAGTTTCACCGCGACAGGATCATTTGTCGTGCCCTTGATTTTGTCGATTTTTACGTTGCTGATCTTAACGAGGGATGGGGTCTGTATATAATCAATGAAAGAAAAAGTGAATTTTAGCGTGATGCGCGTTTGTTAAATAAGTTGGCGATGGCATGAGATGAATTACGTACGTCGAGTTTGCACAGGTTGTGTGGGCAATATTCTTGATCTATGACAATCGGGTACGTAACGTTGGTCATGATAAGATCTTCGAATTGCAGATTGGTGACCTGCAAAGTGGCAGGAGCCGATGGCCAAGTTTTGATCCTAACCCCGTTCTGCGTGCCGAGGAAGGTGCAGTTCTTGACGTAGATCCCCACAACATCCTTCTCTGTCGTGAACTTGCCCAAGCTTCCGACGCTGATACCATGACCGGGCCCACAGATCACGTTTTGGATGTGGACTTGCTCGGTTCCATCACCTATTGACACACAATCGTCTCCGGTTTTTATAACTGAGTCGGTGACGTTCACCAGTTTGGAATGTGCTATATGGATGCCGTCGGTATTTGGGCTGTCTCCGGGTGCAGAAATCGTGAAGCGGAGGAACGTGACGTTGTAGCAGCCTATCACGTTTACGTGGAAGTTC
This window of the Primulina tabacum isolate GXHZ01 chromosome 12, ASM2559414v2, whole genome shotgun sequence genome carries:
- the LOC142520855 gene encoding polygalacturonase-like; the protein is MAPTFICRVLFFLSFLACIANAQTKVFDVRTFGAKANADISQALLAAWKEACASPTPSTVWIPKGTWSLKQAKLVGPNKASIELKVEGVLKATLDPTQMPNKQGEWVTINYLDNFTLSGGGVFDGQGHEAWKRNDCHKNQNCVKLPLNLSFNFITNSTIRDVTTKDSKNFHVNVIGCYNVTFLRFTISAPGDSPNTDGIHIAHSKLVNVTDSVIKTGDDCVSIGDGTEQVHIQNVICGPGHGISVGSLGKFTTEKDVVGIYVKNCTFLGTQNGVRIKTWPSAPATLQVTNLQFEDLIMTNVTYPIVIDQEYCPHNLCKLDTPSLVKISNVKIDKIKGTTNDPVAVKLICSRNKPCENVQVGNIDLTYDGRLGPITTKCSNVKPSLTGKQNPPLCVPASAAATQSA